ATGTTTAAAACTGCCATAAATTAGTTTCTGCCTTAAACCGTGACAGACACACGCGACGAACAGTAGTGGGTTTCTTGCAAATGTTGTGGCTTGTCGAGACTCACACACAAACATCTTGAAATGAGAGTAGCAACTGCCCCAAAACTGGTGGTGTTGATCAGGTGGTTAAATACAGAGAGGATAATGTAAAAGCTTAATCTGTAATTCTGTTAAGGTTCCATACAGAATAAGTTAAAATAAGGCTTTCAACCCAAGACGAAAGGTTTTTGCAGAtgtaaatttgtgtgtgtgcgtgttttaTTGTACAGTATGAGTATGTTAATGTTTCTGACGACTTATGAAATTTAGTTTTCACAGAGTCGTGAATTTTTCTGATTTTCTTACTAATTCTTTTGTAGTTGGTTTATGTAATATCAACACAATTTTCAGGACACTAAGGTTTGAAAAAGTTATCCGGACCTCATATGGTGACGTTATTTACCATCCAGCCCTCAACCTAAAATGAGTATGACACCCAATGGACACAAGTGCATCGttttttgtaaattagcatttttatcacgCTCTTATGTTTTctttcagtaatttcactttaatgcctGTGAAATGGTTATTTGTCAGTAATTGAAAACACAAATGTAACTTTGCTCATTTCATTGTAATTtgacaaatttgactgtctttactgcaaaaccctctaagtacatgCAAGCTTTGTGGTAAAAACTtccacttctaaaaaaaaatccacttctttggacaagacatagtaaacaataaacaaaatcaTTGAAAGTGTAACTAGATACATTGCAAAGGATGAAGtgtaaaaatgaccaaaaaacctgaaccactgtGATCTAtgtcagtggttcccaaactttttcagcgtgcggccccccttgtgtacagtgcatttttttgcAGCCCCCCGAAagatttatgacaaaaacagttttaaaatgtaatattttcattaaacaaaacataaaattatacctagtagtgctgttggttagttggcttattgttttttaggtttaattacaccgAATTCATTAtacattaatgtattttataaaatgtcataaaactgtggcccccctggcaccatcttgcggcccccagtttgaaaaccactgatctatgtGACTGCCACAGGTCCAAGTACTTACAAGGGACACAAGTTTGAATGTATTCCACGTCATTTTGAATGTCGTCATTTATCCAATTGCTTTTTTTATGCAGTTAGAGGAAAAGTGCACAAAGTCAACGTGGCATTTAGCGGATTCTGACAACAatgtggtatttctgaatgacacAAAAccgggattaagcggatttgaagcaAAGGCATTTGATGATATTGTTTGAATGTTCTCTGCATGTATTCTattttcattatctcatttGACAGAGGTGCCAttcaacatttttgttaaataatcaaaataatcTGTGTCAATTACTTAATGAAGCATAGAAAAAATATGTATGCCAATAAATCTTCATAATTGTCAAAACCCCAAACAATTGGCATaatcttaattatttattaaacaattattcaTCAGGCAAATTTTAGCATTGTGACGCAACTAGTTAGGTGTACAATAAACCTGCGATATGAATGGCATTATGAAAGTACATTATACAATTATCAGCAGTAACAAGAGTAAGGTTAAACCCAGCGTTTTTGCACCCTTGAAGTGCACTTCGGGAAGGGGATGTCActccaaataaaaataaaattaaattgtttttttttattgctctATTCGCCATGTGTATTTTTATCAGCCACACTATGAGACACTATTGCGCAACTCCATCTAGACAGTTTACACATCAGGAGTTCTCATCTTCGAAGGGAATAGGGATGACCACTTCCAAGGAATTTGCCCCAAGTGTCGGTCTCTTTAACTCATTAATGTTTTACACAGATATTGCATTATTCATTCTGATTTCAAAAAGTAaggtttgtaaaaaaataaataaaatattttaataaataaatacattaaaatgttacatacataaatacattttatagtaCTGACTCATTCAAGTAGATGCCAAATAAAACTTAAGCTGTATGCATTATCAATAAAACTAACAAGTGTAATCTACTCAAAtccaaattaagttaaattattCAGATTTGGCAAAAAAGTTCCTCATGATTCCGATTTTAGCGCAACCATGATCAGAGTGCTGTGAGATGTCTACACTACACTCAGAAAGTCTCGCAGTAACTCTGattctttgaagtttttcttgTCACCTGATTTGTCAAGCTGCAGATTGTTCTCGACAAATCACTATATTGTTGCTTTGCTATTAACTTGTCTGTAGCCTGTAAATACTGAGATTCTATCTGAGCATCCCAAATTCCCGACAAACTGTAACAAAAAATGGGTGCGCCACTTGTCACTGTGACTTGTACAACATGGCGATGGCAGGAGTGCAGTGTGTGACAGATTTTTACTGCAGGGGACCAAAACATCTGTTCTCTGCAATCTTATCAAGTCCACTGACATTTGTGTATCCACCCAACTTATTCACCCAAACAACATTCAATGAGGAAAGAAGTTGAAAACAACAGTAAGAAAGATAAACATTGatacaaaaatgttaaatatatatatttttttccagaatATTGTGCTTAATAAATTAGGGGAACAAAACATCTAATTTAAAGGATCATAAAAAGACTCAATTTCCTACTTCCAAAGCTAAAACTCACTGGACCGGTATCTCCCAGTCGACATTGATTTTTTGTAAGGTGGGGCAGAGGGCTCGGATGCGGTACCATATTAACATCCCTGTACACTGATCTAAACGACTCATTCtcgttaaaaacaaaacatccgGAAAGTTGATGCGTCGCCCAGCCTCGTGCACTTCAAAGCACGCGAGGAGTAGCGGTTCTGCGCCAAACTCCGCCGCAGACTAACAGACAGAAACCGCCTCAACAACTCAAGCATAGAGAAttcataaatgaataaaaaattcGTCTACAGACAGGTGACACTtaacaaaagcaataaaatgACAAGTGTGTTATCATTTGAGGTTACTTAACCTTACCTTTAAACTTGACTGAAAGGTGTTTACTAACTGATGCTGTCTACATGCAGATCACGCCCACATTCTCAAAACACTGCAGTAGTTTGCAAATGAAACACAACTGAGTGCAACAGCACTTAAGAAGTTATAAACTCCAGAAAAACTTAGTTTATTGGGACAAGTTAAGTAATTCAGCACCATTTAGACCAGTCTAAACTGTCATGTGCTACGCTTCGTTGAACAGCGCTTCCTATTCACAACACACTTTCCACCCCATTCAAAATTGAGACAGGCAAGTAACTTATTCTACACTTAACATTACCCTTTAAATTCATTCGTGTCTCCACACTAACAGATTTTGCCACGTTATCAGATCCTTACAAACTTAACTAAAAGTAGCCATGTTATGAATGACAGAATGTTTGTAATGAACGGACTGCAATGAATGAAGAGCATTAAATTATGCGTTTAAAAATACAAAGTTTCAGACATAAAGCGACTGCCAAGTTGATTTAAATCGCTGATGTAACATTTATTCTGTTTTCTGGCCCAAAAGGGAGGGCTTGAGATCGCGACCATATCTGGAAAATCCGCCCAGCACGAACTCAATCTCAGCAACACGCAAACTTCACTGAAGTTGAATAAAACGACGATAGTCAACAGTGGCGATGGACAAACACGTCAACaaccacacaaaataaaaacttcCGGAACAGTTAAGCGTGAAATGTTTGAGAAGATGCCTACCTTCTTCGCTGACGGAAGTTTGTGTCGCGGTCTCCAGACGGTTCTTCGCTGTCTCCGCTCGAGCCGTACTCGTCGTCCTCAACGGTCACTTCTCCAATGTTGGGGGCTCCACCGACGTTGTCCAGTGCCTGCTCCATAACGGCAGCATCTTCTGCCGCCTCTGTTTTTGGCGTCGGGGGCGCTTCGGGTTCCCTCTCTGAGAGAGACTGACTTTGCAAAGTGCCCGTTAGCGTTCTCAAAATAAGCAACAGCAGCAGGGATGTGCACACGTTTCCAAGCTGAAACCCCCTTTCCATTGGGACAAGTGGCACATGAGGAGTTAGGCAATCACATACCAAAACGCGTGGTAaattttaaaaactagactataAAAGGCGTTGTATAAGTAAAGGCTGTTTGATATCTTTCTGTTGTTCTCTTAGCGTAAACACGCACTCCTCAGCACCATGTTATTCCCTTTATACTTGACGTTAGCCGTGCCGTGGTAACGTCAAGCCCCGCCCTGTATCCAAACGCCTATTGGCTGCGAATGACACACGCTCGCATGTAGATCCATGCAGTGTGCGCTGATAGGTGCGAGCGCTTGTCAATCTGTATGGCTCGTCTACTAAGCAGATTTTGATTGGGTCATCCAACGGTCTTTTTAAGATCAGTCAGTTGACGTGGTCTGCCCCCAAGGCGCTCAGATTATTGGGCGTTGACCTTGTCACTCAGAAATGGAGGCGGGAGCTAAGGAAACTTCAACAAGAAGCAAGGCGGGTAAATCCCGCCTTCTAAATAAAGCTTTAACCAATAAAATGAAAGCACAGTCCTCAAGTTGTTTTTATTGGTATATTTACGGAAGCCGCGAAAGTATGTTTGTCTACCCATTGGTCTGACAGTCTGTCTATCAAGGTCAGTGCGTCTGTGACTTCTTTAAAGGGCGACGCAAAACTACTTTAAATCTGATAGGTTAAAAAGTACAAGGATGGAAATAACGACGTGGCTGTTTGTTTGCTGACAGCAGAGATCACGTTGACATTTCCATTTCCGGGCATGTGAAGACACTAAAAACTCcatattttgtacaaaacaaaaGTATAGCATTCTTCTGTAGTTATCCATTTAACTTATACCGTGATTTAGACATGTGTAAACATGGCAATTGGTACACCTGATCGGGATATATAAAAAGTTTAACACTCGTGTTTGACTTACGTTTAGGGATTTCTGTCGATCCAAACATCGTAATCCAAGTTTACTACAATACTTTTTCAGTAGCAATAAATATTGACGAAGAAAATCAATATGGTGCCACCTTGTGGTACTTTAAAGTAATTTCTTAAAGGAAACAACTTCTTGTTGATCTGTTCACCCCATGGCCATTCAGTAAAGTGGTGAAATTTTTCTTCAATAGAGCAGTAAAGATTTTTAGGCAAAGCCGTAGTCCTCCGTGATTCATAAAACACAAGTGCACAGGTTACACTACTTTGAGAGTCACAAAACCAGAAACAGGCAATACAAAATCAATCCCCATGACTCTTTGCAATATATTGAAATCATAAAGTATAAAACGATTTCAGCTAAAAATCTTTGTTACCTACATCTTGGAAGGCCCGGGTGggtaaataaacataaaatattcaatattttggaacactgtccctttaacaaataTATGCCATAAATAACCACTAACCCAGTGGATCTCagcttaaaatttgaatttaacaaaacattaaattatacaatttagTGCTGTTGGTTGGTAGCTTTTTTGAGGTGTGAATAtacataatttataataaattattgtattttatatgatgtcataaaaatagGGCCCCCTGGCAACATTTCAGGCCCCCATTAAGGAAAACGTGAAAAAAAATAGGAATGAGTGATATAATTTATTGGTCCTGTTTTAATACGGAGTTTCAGAGCAAAACATTAAAGAATTAATTCTGTATCATAGGCAAAGTGGATATTAGCTGGTTTTTGAAGTATTATTGCACCCAAAACTCACAGTGAACTCTGTGGAGAGTCTCCATTAACAAAGACCAACACATGATGAAAGATAAGGCCTGCTGGATTTCAGCTGAACCATAAACGCATTACTTTATCATCCTCATATACACTGTCTCCACAGGcacaaattatacaaaaacaaaatcaatacCGAGTACCATTTCACCTCTTCAAAAAGTAAAGTATACCCAGGAGTGGAATGCTCTGAAATGATTGATAACTAAACAAAACTAACCATTGTGTACAGGCAAAGGCCACAGGTTATGTTTGGATCAAACATGAGGAAATTTGAGCAATTACAGCAATCACAAACAACAGAATAAGCTGATGTGACTGTGAAAGCTGTATTTTAAACCCTTTAAAGGCATGTACTTGAAGGCCAGGAGCTATACTAAAGCTGTTTTATGAAAATGTGGCACAGATGCATGAATACACGACAACACTGATGATGGAGCATGACTATATAAAGTGGTATATAAGGCCAATAATAAACATCTAGAGCATCACCACAGACTCCAGGTCATCATAGGCTTGTCAATGCAGAGAGTATGAGAGAAAAGTGGTCTGAGGAAGTAATGTTGCGAAAGCATGTAAAATCTACACATTTcatgtacacaccaaatgtcCAGATCAGACACCTTCCACAGGACACTGTTGGTTTCTGTACCATTAAACTGTAAGGAAGAGCTGCCCGAGTCTATATTTAAATGGCACTTGAGGTGCGCAGGCTGGTCTCTCACATAAGACGAGAGAGTTTCTTCTTAGTTGACAGGAGCATCTCTAACCTTGACATTTCCATCCTCCATACCAAAATAGACCCTCTCAGCCATTCCCACAAACAACCCTGTCTCCACCACACCTGAACAagatatatatagagagagacaTATTCAGTATGTgcttaaaaatacaattatttatatttttccacataGAACAATAGTAAACTCATAACTTATTTTAAAAGCAGAATGATTTAGTATAGCCATTAACTCACAGTGAGCAACTAACTTAAAATCACAACTGGAAATAGAAAGACGATTCCTTAAGAATTTGCTTTATTGTTATGCTTTAATATTCTTTTTATATGTACTGACCTGGGATCATCTTAATGGCTGTGTTGACCTCTTTCCAGTTCTGAGCCTTCTCAAACTTCCAATCCAAGATGAAGTTACTATTATCAGTAACCACAGGACCCTAAGGTTAGATTTTGTAGAGGAGGACAGTATTTGGGGTGTAAAGGTACACAAAAATCACGGTTCAGTGCGTACCTCGGTTTTGAGGCCATGGTTCGGTTCATTTTTCGGTACAGTAAAGGAAAATGCAAACATTAGACTGcgggttgtttattactataaactttttttaacactttgtttacactttttaaacacttttttatgaaaatataataatatatacttttaaaaaaaatactgctgCAAAATTCTCCACTTAATAACATActgttttacataattttataacagtaggttaatattttcttaaccttctcttaaactatttctactaaaaccttgaatTAAACTatcaaattcaattcctgaatacatttatgaactattagcctaaccaaaaaaatattctgttttgatttattttggattttttaagtcacagtattgaattggttatgtaccatctctgtataaaaataatattactgctctatgtgtaactgcatatcaagcaacatgatgatatacttattatacactcatattGTGATGTGCGAGttgcatacatagccatcttttatcttttgcacgtttcttcTAGTCTTTGCTTGAGTTGCCAATGTAATCTGTGTGAACTAAAACTAACACTGTGCTCTTAAACGAAggaacccctccgcagctgagtaaggggccagtcacacaaaaagcgctttaaacgcttgcaaacgcaaggcgcgacgcactgccttttttaaaaaagagcagtgcgacgcggcttttcttattgctaagcaaccaccaagtcagctgtcttgtcaatcagatattgaagcgtgagcgctcttttgctgttaactgtcatattagcagaaactttaaaaagaaacgcttgctctgaccttgtttgagtgtgagaggtgcacaaacacacagaagagagtgagcgagtagagtccggttcttcaaagcaattGTAAAGTTCCCTCACCACAATGTAAGGCCCGCCTCtaccctcattcgattggacaatggaaagatgcGAATAACGTCTGGCACTTCTCCGCTCTCatcgctccttcaaaaacgcgtgcgcggcaggcggcaaaaaaaacGCAAGgtgctcggcgcgcataaacagcgcgcaaacgcaccctgcccatagaatatcattcaaaaaaggtgcctgcaactgccataaacgcttttggtgtgactggcccctaacagccgagtaagcccgggttacagctcttctctgtcccgaccagattaactgatcgcattgtgagaatgatatgattgacgtgaggtgcagatgaaaaatctgatcacgcattccgttattCTCGCGTGTCACAGAAAGCACGTCTCATAattgcgtagcaacgaaagacctGCAACCTCTCACGGACTTTTGAAAAAGAACAAAACAGCGCGTTGAAACGTGTTTAACACGCACTTTTAGACGCGACGcataaacgtttacatcaataatcaaacgaatataagtaaataaaaatctttctgcaggccaaattatgttatatgttagacagaagacttgcgctgaacgcggagacttccgccacttaatatgttcgatTGGAAACACAAAAATTGACCTATGTTCCGCACACAAAAGATTGCATTTGGCCATTCGGTGCACGTGCACTGTGCCGAAAGCCCTGTACCGAAACAGTCCGGTACGAATAcccgtaccgttacacccctatatTTTCTATTGTGTAGAACACACTGCTCATTGTAGAGGAGGTCaagatatatcggccgatgatgcttgctatgcttttggatgtagcggcatttcgtaatttattgaaaaccagagggcgctcttgtggagaaactcaatatgcgctgtagacgaagaaccatacacacgcagctatggcccagtcccaaatggcacactctggacttgtggtcctcctctgAGTCCActctttgatgacatcatagagTCCAGACTtaagggacccttgatgcgagtccacgtgggtgcaccagATTCatgttttgggacagactcgagcgtcacgccggaaataggtagagaagttgcccgtcagtgtgaactcctcccttttGTCGTtggattggtctgattgctcttgcacaaggacttctgggttggtaaagccggagaccgcatcaaggtggcaaagggggcgctgatgagcacacttttaAAGCGTGAAAATGTAAGatggacaccctacggactcgtagactaagcgagcactaGGGCTGGGTACCGAACGTCGATACTTTTATGGTATCAAACGAAAAACTCCGATACTTTGAGTATCGAAAAATTATTTCTCTTTCGGTGCCAAATTTCGGTTCCAAAAAAAGCCAAGGGGCTGTGTCTGTGTAAGCCTGTACTTGCGTGTAAGGACCTAAAGCGCTGGCGATTGGCTGTCCATCACGTGACGGGGAGGTTTCTGAAGATACCCGCAGTCACCCAACACAAGTGTAGAAAGGATGCAATATGAGAAATATACAGAAAGGCTTTGTGATAGTTTAACCAATTGAGTGAGCGCACGTATGGCCGTGCTGTCTCCGTGAACCAAAACTGCGTTTTTCCTAAACTGATGAGGGGTTTCAATTTAAAGCACGCACGCAGCCCGTGTCTCTCAATGCTTGTTACTCGCGTCTACCACAACAGTCTCAGACAAGGTGTTTAAACTTGACCCACGCGCGCAGCTTGTCTCTCAATGCTTATGAAATACTTGCGCCTGTCTCTCCACATCGCAAGACTTCATGCCCTCATCTCCCAAAATGGACGAtgcttttaaaactttttttttacagtctatcgTTAAACCTTGACGCACACGCGCAGCCCAACACAAGTCGTACTCgttatttaaaactaaattcCGTTTAACTGGTTTGCTAATTTCACGAATGAAATGACATTGAACTCATTTTCTActcattttataatatttagataattatgaagttgagtattacagttcattgtttacaaaaaacaaacatgcatacaaatcttCCCAGTAAAACtcacccatttaaatatttttactttttgtcaaagttgcagctataatgaacccacttatttaaatactgttagTCCAAGCTAAAtaccattttacatttcataaaataaagcagtgttaattatattcttaaatttctttatttttgtttccttattttcataaaaaacagaCAAGTGTGTCTGCTGGCGCACCCCTATCCAAAAGGACAaccagttttattaataatgttacCCTGAGTGAAAAGTGTTACcagaatttgttttaaataaaagttttgtgtttaatgtattttaaacataTGGTATCGAAAAAAGTATCGTTAGGAACCGGGTTAAGGTCCTTTAttagtggttggatagtgccgattaaggggcggtattatccccttctgacatcacaaagggagccaaatttcaatagaCTATTTTTTCACACGTTTGCAGAGAACGGTTTACCAAAACGGAGTTACTggatcacattttctaggttcatAGAAGCACTCAGGATTATAGCACTTACacgtggaaaaagtcagattttcatgtattgtcccctttaagcttataataataataataataataaattaaaataataataataataataagcaaattaaataaaacgaaTGCATCTTGGTGAGGCCAAATAAGCAATCATACCGCTTTACTGACAGCCATCCTCAGCACAGCCTCTCCTCCAAACCTGCTGGCAATGGCTCTGGACACAGGCACATACGCCATGGGAATGACCTCCACTGGTACACCTTTCTTCCACTGCTCACCCAGAGTCTTCGAGTCCTTTCTGCACACATAAGAAATGACATGACTACACATCACCCCAGTGCACCCTAATGTACAGAGTCAGACTAGTggttaacatttaatgatataCTTGCTCAcataattaaaacaaatcacAGTCCGGCTTATAATACAAAATGACTTAACATACCTATAGTCTGCAATGACAAAGAAATGCTTGGCACAACCAGCCACAATCTTCTCCTGGGCCAAACATCCCCTATTTTGCAGGAGCAAAGAAAATATGACTTTAATTTTTAAGtgataaaacattacaaaaattCAGTAACAAAATAATCAATAGCTTTAAAAAAAGCACATTATGTTTTTTCTTTGGTTATTTAAACCAGAAGTTTTCAATATGTTGCACAGTATGATAAGGTGGGTCGCGCAAAGTCGCTTGGAGTTCAGTTCAACTAATGACAAGCAATGACAATGATTTTGATGATATAATATAaggtatatttaatattaatgttaCTACTCCCTTAGAGATTTTACTAATTTAAGAAGATCACTGTTCTGCTGCTTTCAgcaaataacaaaatataatttGGGTTTATATTGTAAACAGATGTGTACAGCATTCTACTGTATGTGTAGATTTTAATTTGTCCATCCTTACATTTTATTGAGGGAAAGCCTTGTGGAATACCGATTATTGTTTGATGCACCCCTAAACTTCAAGGGATTTAAAAAGAGGTTTTATTCAAACTCACCCTCCTCCCTTTATTAGAGTCAAAGCATCATCAACCTCATCAGCTCCATCAATCGCTACATCCAActgaaagacagaaaaacacacCCCACTTTCAATACACCTTTACTACTGCAAAACAAAGCATTTTGGTAAAGTACCACATCATATATTTAGCTTCTTTAACTCATGTTTTAAGGTCGGTAAGCCGTGCATTCAACCTTGGCTCTTGTAACTGAAAATTCAGACTGCCAATCCCACAAAATGGTCCATCTCTTCCTTTCTCTGGCCTGACTCACCTCAGGATGTCTGTCTAAATCTGATAGGGTAAGACCATGCTTCAGAATCAACTGCCGGGCCTGAATCAACAACACAATTAAAATAAGAGAGTTAGTTAAGTTTTGAAATGCAATATTAGATGTTTAACTATTACACAGGTGGTTTAGACTGACCTGGAATGAAGTGGGGACACACACAATGTTCAGCTTCTCCTGCCTTACCCTCTCAGCTGGATGAAAAATGTCATTCTTTAGTAAATGTCATGGGCAACAGCTATAATGGGGCCGTGCATGAGTGGAATATCATTATTTATACTGCATGTCTTACCCAGTCTGTCCACAGCATAGACAATAGTTGAGCCACTGCCCACCCCAACAACCTGGTTGTTCTGTATATGAGAAGAAAAAAGCAGATACAATAGCAAGCACAGGTCAGATGTGAGAAATATCCAAAGTTCAAACTTCCACCCTGTACTGATGGtttaagttaaaaaataattcagCTCACCACTTGTGTGTTACAATCAATTATCATCAGCATGAAAGTGTGTGTTTGAGTGTGTCTTACACAAACATAGGCACTTTTTCAGTATATTCCACAATCTGATTTTGCTTCAAAATTTAACTGATTTTACTTTTCTTGTTTTGCAAAGATtacattacaaaatatttttagagGGGTGGTAAATAtattgtataaaatatatttgtataaGATATCAAATATATAGCAATGTATCAGTTTAATCAGAAATGTACCTGGTTCGTGACAACACTGTCAGTGCATGCTTAAATGGTTCAccccaaaaattatatttgctCTATTTACTCACCCACACGCCATCCCAGATGCATGAATTCATTACATGTT
This Misgurnus anguillicaudatus chromosome 11, ASM2758022v2, whole genome shotgun sequence DNA region includes the following protein-coding sequences:
- the rpia gene encoding ribose-5-phosphate isomerase: MRRWVEFAVIGSRYLLLSVSGKHTHLPTRRHVCESSARHSSLMAEEAKKRAAFAAVDNHIQNNQVVGVGSGSTIVYAVDRLAERVRQEKLNIVCVPTSFQARQLILKHGLTLSDLDRHPELDVAIDGADEVDDALTLIKGGGGCLAQEKIVAGCAKHFFVIADYRKDSKTLGEQWKKGVPVEVIPMAYVPVSRAIASRFGGEAVLRMAVSKAGPVVTDNSNFILDWKFEKAQNWKEVNTAIKMIPGVVETGLFVGMAERVYFGMEDGNVKVRDAPVN